A genomic segment from Flavobacterium inviolabile encodes:
- a CDS encoding efflux RND transporter permease subunit encodes MKLAEISIKRPSLIVVLFTILTLGGLFSYGLLGYELIPKFENNVISISTIYPGASPGEVENTVTKKIEDAISSLENIKKIDSKSYESLSVVAIQLNNNANVDFALNDAQRKINAILSDLPDDVKQPSLSKFSLSDLPIMTIAANAKMDEAQFFDLIDKKISPILSRVNGVAQIRLIGGQEREIQVNLDADKMKGYGLSVPQVQQGILTSNLDFPTGSIQTRDQKVLIRLAGKYKNVQELRNLIVSDKNGIQIRLDDIADVQDAQKDVEKIARVNEKNAIILQVIKQSDANAVDVSEQVQKLLGQLKVDYQAQQLELNIANDSSVFTLEAADSVIHDLILAVILVALVMLFFLHSIRNSLIVMVSIPASLIATFIGFVFLDYTLNLMSLLGLSLVVGILVDDAIVVLENIYRHMEMGKNRVRAAYDATSEIGGTVVSITLVIVVVFLPIAMSTGLVSNIITQFCVTVIISTLLSLLSSFTIVPWLSSRFGKLEHIEGKNLFGRIILGFESLLTRFTNWVSNILTWCLGHKRRTLAVVLVLFVSSLYMVAGGYVGGEFFARSDAGEFLVQIEMPKDASLEQTNFMTQKAEDFLKKEEDVKSMITTVGQTSEGFGGTQATAYKSEIRVKMVDQKDREDDSYVYAAKTKRKLQKVLVGAKIKTVGMSIMGTAEEAPLALVITGTTLDSAMVFAKAAEKELYKIKGASEIKLSVETGNPEVNVQVDRDKMAALGLTLQTVGMTMQTAFSGNTDGKYRAGEYEYDINIRYNAFNRKNIEDVSNLNFVNDKGEQIKLSQFATVKEGSGPSQLERRDKSASVTVQGQTVGRPTGTVAAEWQSAFEKLHKPTGVNYVWGGDMENQTEGFGTLGFALLAAIILVYLVMVGLYDSYVHPFVVLFSVPLSFIGALLALGLTNNSLNIFTILGIIMLIGLVCKNAIMLVDFTNQRRAAGESIHDALIQANHARLRPILMTTIAMVFGMLPIALASGAGAEWKNGLAWVIIGGLISSLFLTLVIVPVIYDIMEIIIHKFSKGKSTNYAELMVEDYVANEISEDGFTPTHKM; translated from the coding sequence ATGAAATTAGCAGAAATATCAATAAAACGCCCGTCACTAATTGTCGTTCTCTTTACGATTCTGACATTAGGAGGATTATTCAGCTACGGCCTTTTGGGTTATGAATTAATCCCGAAATTTGAAAATAACGTAATCAGTATTTCTACCATATATCCCGGAGCTTCTCCTGGTGAGGTTGAAAATACCGTTACAAAGAAAATAGAAGATGCGATTTCTTCATTGGAGAACATTAAAAAAATCGACTCCAAATCATACGAAAGCTTATCGGTTGTTGCCATTCAGTTAAACAACAATGCCAATGTGGATTTTGCTTTAAATGATGCCCAACGTAAGATCAATGCCATTTTGAGTGATCTTCCGGACGATGTAAAACAGCCGTCATTAAGTAAATTCTCCCTGAGTGATTTACCGATCATGACTATCGCTGCCAATGCCAAAATGGATGAAGCACAGTTTTTTGACCTTATCGACAAAAAAATCAGCCCGATCCTTTCCCGTGTAAACGGTGTGGCACAGATTCGTCTGATTGGCGGACAGGAACGTGAAATTCAGGTAAACCTGGATGCCGATAAAATGAAAGGATACGGACTATCTGTTCCACAGGTACAACAGGGAATCTTAACCTCAAATCTGGATTTCCCTACAGGAAGTATCCAGACGCGTGACCAGAAAGTATTAATCCGTTTAGCCGGAAAATACAAAAATGTTCAGGAGCTTCGAAACTTAATTGTATCGGACAAAAACGGAATACAGATTCGTCTGGATGATATTGCCGATGTTCAGGATGCCCAGAAAGATGTTGAAAAAATTGCCCGTGTTAACGAGAAAAACGCGATTATTCTTCAGGTTATCAAACAATCTGATGCGAATGCGGTTGATGTAAGTGAGCAGGTTCAGAAATTATTAGGCCAATTAAAAGTTGACTATCAGGCACAGCAGTTAGAATTAAATATTGCCAACGACAGTTCCGTATTTACTTTGGAAGCTGCAGACTCGGTTATCCACGATTTAATTTTGGCGGTAATCCTGGTTGCTCTGGTAATGTTATTCTTCCTGCACAGTATCCGTAACTCACTTATTGTAATGGTTTCCATTCCGGCCTCTTTGATCGCAACCTTTATCGGGTTTGTATTCCTGGATTATACCCTTAACTTAATGAGTTTATTAGGACTTTCATTAGTAGTTGGTATTCTTGTGGATGATGCTATTGTGGTACTGGAGAATATTTACAGGCACATGGAGATGGGTAAAAACAGGGTACGCGCCGCTTATGATGCTACATCCGAAATTGGTGGAACCGTAGTATCGATTACATTGGTAATTGTGGTGGTGTTCTTACCGATTGCGATGAGTACCGGTTTGGTATCCAACATTATTACGCAATTCTGTGTTACCGTAATTATCTCAACCTTATTATCATTACTGTCGTCCTTTACGATTGTTCCGTGGTTATCTTCCCGTTTTGGAAAACTGGAGCACATTGAAGGTAAAAACCTGTTTGGAAGAATCATTTTAGGATTTGAAAGCTTACTAACCCGTTTTACAAACTGGGTAAGTAATATCTTAACCTGGTGTTTAGGACATAAAAGAAGAACTTTAGCCGTTGTTTTGGTTTTATTTGTTTCCTCTTTATATATGGTTGCCGGTGGTTATGTGGGTGGAGAATTCTTCGCCAGATCGGATGCCGGAGAATTCTTAGTACAAATCGAAATGCCGAAAGATGCTTCATTGGAACAAACGAACTTTATGACGCAAAAAGCGGAAGATTTCCTTAAAAAAGAAGAAGATGTTAAGAGTATGATCACTACGGTAGGTCAAACCAGTGAAGGATTCGGAGGAACACAGGCTACGGCTTATAAATCTGAAATCCGTGTAAAAATGGTTGACCAGAAAGACCGTGAGGACGATTCTTATGTATATGCGGCCAAAACAAAACGTAAACTGCAAAAGGTATTGGTAGGCGCTAAAATCAAAACCGTAGGTATGAGTATCATGGGTACGGCAGAAGAAGCACCTTTAGCTTTAGTGATTACCGGAACAACACTGGACAGTGCTATGGTTTTCGCAAAAGCGGCCGAGAAAGAATTGTACAAAATAAAAGGAGCTTCCGAGATTAAACTATCGGTAGAAACCGGAAACCCGGAAGTAAATGTTCAGGTAGACCGTGATAAAATGGCGGCATTAGGATTGACCTTACAAACGGTTGGTATGACTATGCAAACAGCTTTCAGCGGAAATACCGACGGAAAATACCGTGCCGGAGAGTACGAATACGACATCAACATCCGATACAATGCTTTCAACAGAAAAAACATTGAAGATGTCAGCAACCTGAACTTTGTTAACGACAAAGGAGAACAAATCAAATTGTCACAATTTGCTACGGTAAAAGAAGGATCAGGACCAAGCCAGCTGGAGCGTCGTGACAAGAGTGCTTCCGTAACCGTTCAGGGACAAACAGTAGGTCGCCCTACGGGTACTGTTGCTGCAGAATGGCAGTCGGCTTTCGAAAAATTACACAAACCAACCGGTGTAAACTATGTTTGGGGTGGTGATATGGAAAACCAGACAGAAGGTTTCGGAACGTTAGGATTCGCCTTATTGGCCGCTATCATTTTGGTTTACCTGGTAATGGTTGGTCTATATGACAGTTATGTTCACCCGTTTGTAGTATTGTTCTCGGTACCGTTATCCTTTATCGGAGCGTTATTAGCCTTAGGTTTAACAAACAACTCCTTAAATATCTTTACCATTTTGGGGATCATCATGCTAATCGGATTGGTATGTAAGAATGCGATCATGCTTGTTGACTTTACGAATCAGCGTCGTGCTGCCGGGGAGTCCATTCACGATGCCCTAATTCAGGCAAACCACGCGCGTCTTCGTCCGATCCTGATGACCACGATTGCGATGGTATTCGGTATGCTTCCTATCGCATTGGCTTCCGGAGCCGGAGCCGAATGGAAAAACGGATTGGCCTGGGTAATTATCGGAGGATTAATCAGTTCCTTATTCCTTACTTTAGTAATCGTACCGGTTATCTATGATATCATGGAGATAATTATTCACAAATTCTCTAAAGGTAAAAGCACAAATTATGCCGAATTAATGGTAGAAGACTATGTCGCGAATGAAATTAGCGAAGATGGTTTTACGCCAACGCATAAAATGTAA
- a CDS encoding toxin-antitoxin system YwqK family antitoxin, translating to MKKNLIAGLLLFSGVLFAQNIEPKYEIVGGLVKATYYYDNGQLKQEGFYKDAKPHGKWVAFNEDGSKQSIGEYADGKKSGKWFFWNKATLSEVDYSNSRIADVKSWKQEALVNRN from the coding sequence ATGAAAAAGAACTTAATTGCAGGATTATTATTGTTTTCGGGAGTGTTGTTTGCACAAAATATAGAACCAAAATATGAGATTGTAGGAGGGTTAGTCAAAGCAACATACTATTACGATAATGGCCAGTTGAAGCAGGAGGGATTCTATAAAGATGCTAAGCCTCACGGAAAATGGGTTGCCTTTAACGAAGACGGATCGAAACAATCAATAGGCGAATATGCTGACGGTAAAAAATCAGGAAAATGGTTTTTCTGGAATAAAGCGACTTTAAGTGAAGTGGATTATTCCAATAGCAGAATTGCCGATGTGAAAAGCTGGAAACAGGAAGCTTTGGTAAACAGGAATTAA
- the aspS gene encoding aspartate--tRNA ligase produces the protein MYRSHNCGALRASDISKEVTLAGWVQKTRDKGFMIWVDLRDRYGITQLIFDANRTNTDVFEKAKTLGREFVIQVKGTVIERESKNANIPTGDIEILVSELNILNAAITPPFTIEDETDGGEDIRMKYRYLDIRRNPVKNSLLFRHKVAQEVRNYLSAQDFCEVETPYLIKSTPEGARDFVVPSRMNEGQFYALPQSPQTFKQLLMVGGMDKYFQIVKCFRDEDLRADRQPEFTQIDCEMAFVEQEDILDTFEGLTRHLLKEIKGIEVDKFPRMTYDHAMKTYGNDKPDIRFGMEFGELNAVAQHKEFAVFNSAELVVGIAVPGGAAYTRKEIDNLIDWVKRPQIGASGMVYCKYEADGSFKSSVDKFYDQEDLQNWAKATQANPGDLILVLSGPANKTRSQLSALRMEVAMRLGLRKPEEFAPLWVVDFPLLEWDEESERFHAMHHPFTSPKPEDMHLLETDPGKVRANAYDMVLNGNEIGGGSIRIHDKETQQLMFKYLGFSEEEAKAQFGFLMDAFQYGAPPHGGLAFGLDRLVAILGGQETIRDFIAFPKNNSGRDVMIDAPAVIDDKQLEELSIRVALKK, from the coding sequence ATGTATAGAAGTCATAATTGTGGAGCATTACGAGCTTCCGATATCAGTAAAGAAGTTACTTTGGCCGGATGGGTTCAGAAAACACGTGATAAAGGATTCATGATCTGGGTTGATTTACGCGACCGTTATGGAATCACACAATTAATCTTTGATGCAAACAGAACAAATACCGATGTTTTTGAAAAAGCCAAGACATTGGGCCGTGAATTTGTCATTCAGGTTAAAGGAACCGTTATTGAACGTGAATCCAAAAACGCTAACATTCCAACCGGAGACATCGAAATTTTAGTTTCCGAATTAAACATATTAAATGCGGCCATTACACCGCCGTTCACGATTGAAGATGAAACAGACGGTGGCGAAGATATCCGTATGAAATACCGTTATCTGGACATCCGCAGAAACCCGGTAAAAAACAGTTTGCTATTCCGTCACAAAGTGGCACAGGAAGTTAGAAACTATCTTTCCGCACAGGATTTCTGCGAGGTAGAAACACCTTATTTAATAAAATCCACTCCGGAAGGAGCCCGTGATTTTGTTGTACCTTCCCGTATGAACGAAGGACAATTCTATGCCCTGCCGCAATCGCCGCAAACATTCAAACAATTGCTGATGGTGGGTGGTATGGACAAATATTTCCAGATTGTGAAATGTTTCCGTGACGAAGATCTAAGAGCCGACAGACAGCCGGAGTTTACACAAATTGACTGCGAAATGGCATTTGTGGAACAGGAAGACATCCTGGACACTTTTGAAGGATTGACCCGTCACTTACTAAAAGAGATCAAAGGAATTGAAGTAGACAAATTCCCGAGAATGACATACGATCATGCCATGAAAACCTATGGTAATGACAAACCGGATATCCGTTTCGGGATGGAATTCGGAGAATTAAATGCTGTAGCACAGCACAAAGAATTCGCGGTATTCAACAGTGCCGAGCTGGTTGTGGGTATTGCGGTTCCGGGCGGTGCTGCCTATACCCGAAAAGAAATTGACAATTTGATCGACTGGGTTAAGCGACCACAGATTGGTGCTTCCGGGATGGTTTATTGTAAATATGAAGCCGACGGCAGTTTCAAATCGTCTGTAGACAAGTTCTACGACCAGGAAGACCTACAAAACTGGGCAAAAGCAACTCAGGCAAATCCGGGCGATTTGATCCTGGTTTTATCCGGTCCGGCAAACAAAACACGTTCCCAGTTAAGCGCTTTGCGTATGGAAGTGGCAATGCGTTTAGGACTCCGCAAACCGGAGGAATTTGCACCACTATGGGTAGTCGATTTCCCGCTATTGGAATGGGATGAAGAAAGCGAACGTTTCCACGCGATGCACCACCCGTTTACCTCTCCGAAACCGGAAGACATGCACTTGCTGGAAACCGATCCCGGAAAAGTAAGAGCCAATGCTTACGACATGGTTTTAAACGGAAATGAAATTGGCGGCGGATCTATCCGTATCCACGACAAAGAAACACAACAGCTGATGTTTAAATATTTAGGTTTCAGCGAAGAAGAAGCCAAAGCACAATTCGGATTCCTGATGGATGCTTTCCAATACGGAGCGCCACCACACGGCGGACTGGCATTCGGACTGGACCGTTTGGTAGCCATTTTAGGCGGCCAGGAAACAATCCGCGATTTTATCGCCTTCCCGAAAAACAATTCCGGAAGAGACGTTATGATCGATGCTCCGGCTGTAATTGACGACAAGCAACTGGAGGAATTATCCATTAGGGTTGCCCTTAAAAAATAG
- a CDS encoding cold-shock protein, with amino-acid sequence MRTGKVKFFNESKGYGFITDEETGKDIFVHATGIKVETLNEGDKVSYEEEEGRKGKVAAKVVVIED; translated from the coding sequence ATGCGAACAGGCAAAGTAAAATTTTTTAATGAATCCAAAGGTTATGGATTTATTACTGACGAAGAAACAGGAAAGGACATTTTCGTTCACGCTACTGGAATTAAAGTTGAAACTTTAAATGAAGGTGATAAAGTTTCTTACGAAGAAGAAGAAGGAAGAAAAGGTAAAGTAGCTGCTAAAGTAGTAGTTATCGAAGACTAA
- a CDS encoding NADH-quinone oxidoreductase subunit A gives MQTNQIDYIPIVMQSLLAIGFVVTTIIISGYLGPKRHSKNKDKNFECGIESVGNARIPFSVKYFLVAILFVLFDVEVIFMYPWAVNFRAMGLEGFLKMGIFMTLLVVGFFYVLKKKGLEWE, from the coding sequence ATGCAAACAAACCAAATTGATTACATTCCAATAGTGATGCAATCACTTTTAGCTATCGGATTTGTGGTAACTACCATCATAATTTCAGGCTATTTAGGACCTAAAAGGCACTCGAAAAACAAGGATAAAAATTTCGAATGCGGTATCGAATCTGTCGGTAATGCCCGTATTCCTTTCTCAGTTAAATACTTTTTAGTCGCTATATTATTTGTTCTTTTCGATGTTGAAGTGATATTTATGTATCCTTGGGCCGTTAACTTTAGAGCTATGGGCTTAGAAGGATTCTTAAAAATGGGGATCTTTATGACGCTTCTTGTAGTGGGCTTTTTTTATGTCCTCAAGAAGAAAGGATTGGAATGGGAATAA
- a CDS encoding NADH-quinone oxidoreductase subunit B has translation MSDTSKYNMVDAPEGFAGEGFFATKLDSVVGLARANSLWPLPFATSCCGIEFMATMAAHYDVARFGSERMSFSPRQADMLLVMGTIAKKMAPILRQVYEQMSEPKWVIAVGACASSGGVFDTYSVLQGIDKVIPVDVYVPGCPPRPEQILDGIMRLQEIVKSESVRRRGSDEYKDLLGSYNIK, from the coding sequence ATGAGTGATACTTCTAAATATAACATGGTAGACGCTCCGGAAGGATTTGCCGGAGAAGGATTTTTTGCTACCAAATTAGATTCTGTTGTAGGATTAGCCAGAGCCAATTCTTTATGGCCTTTACCGTTTGCAACATCATGCTGCGGTATTGAATTCATGGCAACCATGGCTGCCCATTATGATGTGGCACGTTTCGGATCGGAACGTATGAGTTTCTCACCAAGACAGGCAGACATGCTGCTGGTTATGGGAACCATAGCTAAAAAAATGGCTCCGATTTTACGCCAGGTTTACGAACAAATGTCAGAACCGAAATGGGTTATCGCTGTTGGAGCCTGCGCTTCTTCCGGTGGTGTTTTTGATACCTATTCCGTACTTCAGGGTATTGACAAGGTAATTCCTGTGGATGTGTACGTTCCGGGATGCCCGCCAAGACCGGAGCAAATTCTGGACGGTATCATGCGCTTACAGGAAATTGTAAAAAGCGAATCCGTTAGAAGAAGAGGATCAGACGAATACAAAGACTTATTAGGTTCTTATAACATCAAATAA
- a CDS encoding NADH-quinone oxidoreductase subunit C, protein MALETSVIQNKLIENFGLKVTDFFQQHDIFTFEVASDSIIEVMKFLRDDATLRFNFLTDLCGIHYPDYDKDRQFAVVYHMHNWVDNVRIRIKCYLNGDQPEIDTVTGLFLSSNWQERETYDFYGIIFKGHPQLKRILNMDEMESFPLRKEFPMEDGGRTDKDDRFFGRTTQNC, encoded by the coding sequence ATGGCTTTAGAAACCTCAGTAATACAAAACAAATTGATTGAAAATTTCGGATTAAAAGTAACCGATTTCTTTCAACAACATGATATTTTCACATTTGAAGTAGCATCAGACTCTATCATAGAAGTTATGAAATTTCTAAGAGATGATGCTACTTTACGTTTTAATTTCCTAACCGATTTGTGCGGCATCCATTATCCGGATTATGACAAAGACCGTCAGTTTGCCGTGGTATACCACATGCACAACTGGGTGGACAATGTTCGCATCCGCATCAAATGCTATCTGAATGGCGACCAGCCGGAAATCGATACAGTAACCGGGCTTTTCCTAAGCTCGAACTGGCAGGAAAGAGAAACCTATGATTTTTACGGAATCATATTTAAAGGACACCCGCAATTAAAGCGTATTCTAAACATGGATGAAATGGAATCTTTTCCTTTGCGTAAAGAATTCCCAATGGAAGACGGCGGAAGAACCGATAAAGACGACCGATTTTTCGGTAGAACAACCCAAAATTGCTAA
- a CDS encoding NADH-quinone oxidoreductase subunit D, with product MSDLLLPPEHRYAKVIESRRNEDGSELSILNLGPTHPATHGIFQNILLMDGERILDGEGTVGYIHRAFEKIAENRPFYQITVLTDRMNYCSAPINNMGWWMTLEKALGIEVPKRVQYLRVIIMELARIADHIICSSVMGVDTGALTGFLYVFQFREKIYEIYEEICGARLTTNMGRIGGFEREWSPAAFKKINDFLEEFPPIWTEFENLLTRNRIFMDRTIGVGAITAEKAISYGFTGPNLRAAGVDYDVRVMQPYSSYEDFEFNIPVGKHGDTYDRFCVRNAEVWESLSIIRQALAKLPEGPYHANVPDYYLPPKDEVYHNMEALIYHFKIVMGEVPVPLTEVYHPVEGGNGEVGFYLITDGSRTPYRLHFRRPCFIYYQAYNDMVRGQMLSDAIATLSSLNVIAGELDA from the coding sequence ATGTCAGATCTATTATTACCACCAGAGCATCGATATGCGAAAGTTATTGAGAGCAGAAGAAATGAAGACGGAAGTGAGCTTTCGATACTGAACTTAGGTCCTACGCACCCTGCTACCCACGGAATCTTCCAGAACATCCTTTTAATGGACGGGGAACGCATTCTTGATGGTGAAGGTACCGTTGGATACATCCATCGTGCTTTTGAGAAAATTGCCGAAAACAGACCTTTTTACCAGATTACGGTTTTAACCGACCGTATGAACTATTGCTCCGCTCCTATTAATAATATGGGATGGTGGATGACTTTAGAAAAAGCACTTGGAATTGAAGTGCCGAAAAGAGTACAATACCTTCGTGTAATCATCATGGAATTAGCCCGTATTGCCGATCACATTATCTGTAGTTCGGTTATGGGAGTAGATACAGGAGCCTTAACCGGATTCTTATATGTATTCCAGTTCCGCGAAAAAATATATGAAATCTACGAAGAAATCTGCGGTGCCCGTTTGACCACAAACATGGGAAGAATCGGAGGTTTTGAAAGAGAATGGAGTCCGGCAGCTTTTAAAAAGATCAACGACTTTTTAGAAGAATTCCCGCCAATATGGACAGAATTTGAAAACCTGTTAACCCGAAACCGGATCTTTATGGACCGTACTATCGGAGTAGGAGCCATTACTGCAGAAAAAGCAATCAGCTACGGATTTACAGGTCCGAACCTGCGTGCTGCCGGTGTGGATTATGACGTTCGTGTAATGCAGCCATACAGCTCGTATGAAGATTTCGAATTCAACATTCCCGTAGGAAAACACGGAGATACTTATGACCGTTTCTGCGTTCGTAATGCAGAAGTCTGGGAAAGTTTGAGTATCATCCGCCAGGCATTGGCAAAATTACCGGAAGGACCATACCATGCAAATGTACCGGATTATTACCTGCCGCCAAAAGATGAAGTGTACCACAATATGGAAGCTTTAATCTACCACTTTAAAATCGTAATGGGAGAAGTTCCTGTGCCGTTAACGGAAGTATACCATCCTGTTGAAGGAGGAAACGGAGAAGTTGGTTTCTATTTGATTACCGACGGAAGCAGAACCCCTTATCGTTTACATTTCAGAAGACCATGCTTTATATATTATCAGGCTTATAACGATATGGTTAGAGGACAAATGCTTTCCGATGCGATTGCAACTTTGTCAAGTCTTAACGTAATTGCCGGTGAATTAGACGCATAA
- a CDS encoding NADH-quinone oxidoreductase subunit NuoE family protein — MENTQYKQEINMTPELMARINELISHYPEDKRKSALLPVLHEVQDAHENWLSYELMDNVAEILKIQPVEVYEVVTFYTMFNQKPIGKYMFEFCRTSCCAVRGAEDLMDYTCNKLGIKEGETTVDGMFTVVGVECLGACGYAPMMQIGDFYKEHLTKEKVDAIIADCREGKINLHDK, encoded by the coding sequence ATGGAAAATACCCAATACAAACAAGAAATAAATATGACCCCGGAACTAATGGCCCGAATCAATGAACTGATCAGCCACTATCCGGAAGATAAAAGAAAATCCGCTTTACTTCCTGTATTACACGAAGTACAGGATGCTCACGAGAATTGGTTAAGCTACGAATTAATGGACAATGTTGCTGAAATTTTAAAAATTCAGCCTGTTGAAGTGTATGAAGTAGTCACTTTCTATACCATGTTCAATCAGAAGCCTATCGGTAAATACATGTTCGAATTTTGCAGAACATCCTGTTGTGCCGTTCGCGGAGCCGAAGACTTAATGGACTATACCTGCAATAAACTGGGTATTAAGGAAGGGGAAACCACAGTGGACGGAATGTTTACCGTTGTTGGTGTAGAATGTTTAGGAGCCTGCGGTTATGCACCAATGATGCAAATCGGGGATTTCTACAAAGAACATCTTACAAAAGAAAAAGTAGATGCAATCATTGCCGATTGCAGAGAAGGTAAAATCAACTTACACGATAAATAA
- the nuoF gene encoding NADH-quinone oxidoreductase subunit NuoF gives MGRKILLDKINIPGIKTYEVYRQNGGYASVEKALKTLTPDEVTEEVKTSGLRGRGGAGFPVGLKWSFIDKKSGKPRHLVCNADESEPGTFKDRFLMEYIPHLLIEGMITSSYALGANLSYIYIRGEYMWVFKILERAIKEAYAAGWLGKNILGTDFSLDLHVHCGAGAYICGEETALIESLEGKRGNPRIKPPFPAVSGLWANPTVVNNVESIAAVPWIVNNSGAEYATIGIGRSTGTKLISASGHIKNPGVYEIELGLSVEEFMNSDEYLGGMMDDRPLKALVPGGSSVPILPAHLINKTANGEDRLMSYESLSDGGFATGSMLGSGGFIVYNDTTCIVRNTWNFSRFYHHESCGQCSPCREGTGWLEKVLHRIENGHGRMEDIDLLWDIQSKIEGNTICPLGDAAAWPVAAAIRHFRDEFEFHVRFPEKIKNRDHFVNEPFEKVRHLISKQTV, from the coding sequence ATGGGAAGAAAGATATTATTAGACAAGATAAATATTCCAGGTATCAAAACCTATGAAGTATACCGCCAGAACGGAGGATATGCTTCTGTGGAGAAAGCTTTAAAAACATTAACTCCGGACGAAGTTACAGAAGAAGTAAAAACATCAGGACTTCGCGGTCGTGGTGGTGCTGGTTTCCCTGTAGGTTTAAAATGGAGTTTTATTGATAAAAAATCGGGCAAGCCAAGACACCTGGTATGCAATGCCGATGAATCGGAACCGGGAACTTTCAAAGACCGTTTCCTGATGGAATATATTCCGCACTTATTAATTGAAGGGATGATTACCTCCAGTTATGCATTGGGTGCCAACCTATCTTACATTTATATCCGTGGGGAATATATGTGGGTATTTAAAATTCTGGAAAGAGCCATCAAAGAAGCCTATGCTGCCGGATGGTTAGGAAAGAATATTTTAGGAACCGATTTCTCATTGGACTTACATGTTCATTGCGGTGCCGGAGCCTATATCTGCGGTGAAGAAACGGCGCTGATTGAATCCTTGGAAGGAAAAAGAGGAAACCCGAGAATCAAACCACCATTCCCGGCGGTTAGCGGTTTATGGGCAAACCCAACGGTGGTAAACAACGTAGAATCTATTGCAGCTGTGCCTTGGATTGTGAACAATTCAGGTGCCGAATATGCTACAATCGGGATCGGACGTTCTACAGGAACAAAATTAATCTCTGCATCTGGACATATCAAAAATCCGGGTGTATACGAAATAGAATTAGGACTAAGCGTTGAAGAATTCATGAACTCCGATGAATATCTGGGTGGAATGATGGACGACAGACCTTTAAAAGCATTAGTACCGGGAGGATCATCTGTTCCTATTTTACCGGCACACCTTATCAATAAAACAGCAAACGGTGAAGACCGTTTAATGTCCTACGAATCATTAAGTGACGGTGGTTTCGCTACAGGATCCATGTTGGGATCCGGTGGGTTTATCGTGTATAACGATACGACCTGTATTGTACGAAACACCTGGAACTTCTCCCGTTTCTACCACCACGAAAGCTGCGGACAATGTTCCCCATGCCGTGAAGGAACAGGATGGCTGGAAAAAGTATTACACCGAATTGAAAACGGACACGGAAGAATGGAAGACATCGACCTGCTTTGGGACATTCAGAGCAAGATTGAAGGAAACACCATCTGTCCGCTTGGAGATGCTGCAGCATGGCCTGTAGCGGCGGCAATCCGTCACTTCAGAGACGAATTCGAATTCCACGTTCGTTTCCCAGAAAAAATAAAAAACAGAGATCACTTTGTCAACGAGCCTTTTGAAAAAGTAAGACATTTAATCTCAAAACAAACTGTATAA